In Theileria parva strain Muguga chromosome 4 map unlocalized ctg_529, whole genome shotgun sequence, one DNA window encodes the following:
- the RPL44 gene encoding Ribosomal protein L44 family protein, with protein MVNVPKTRKTLCTGKCKKHQLHKVSQYKKGKDSVHVQGKRRYDMKQKGFGGQTKPIFRKKAKTTKKIVLKLECTVCKKKHFAKLKRCKNFELGGDKKTKGASY; from the exons ATGGTTAATGTTCCAAAGACTAGAAAAACCCTCTGCACTGGAAAGTGCAAGAAACATCAGCTTCATAAAGTCTCTCAATACAAGAAGGGAAAGGACAGTGTCCATGTCCAGGGTAAGAGACGTTACGATATGAAACAAAAGGGTTTCGGAGGTCAGACAAAACCAATTTTCCGTAAAAAGGCAAAAACTACAAAGAAAATTGTTCTAAAACTC gaaTGTACTGTGTGTAAGAAGAAGCATTTTGCTAAACTTAAGAGGTGCAAGAACTTCGAGCTAGGTGGTGATAAGAAGACCAAGGGCGCATCATATTAA
- a CDS encoding Ribosomal protein S6 family protein yields the protein MVLYESFLLFSKAANREEISTVVYHISKLANTYHGLVLNTQDLGLRYTTHRINKPRVGVFWYGRYYYVAFAANPKIIPNLHKLYNSNSNILRHTTMRMLYRTNLMTIPYSHHYEDL from the exons ATGGTATTGTATGAATCctttttgttattttcaaaGGCTGCTAACCGAGAGGAAATTTCAACTGTTGTTTATCATATATCAAAACTAGCAAATACGTACCACGGCCTTGTTTTAAACACTCAGGATCTAGGACTTAGGTATACTACTCACAG gATTAATAAACCAAGGGTTGGTGTTTTTTGGTATGGAAGGTACTATTATGTTGCTTTTGCAGCAAATCCGAAGATTATTCCAAATCTACACAAACTCTATAACTCAAATTCTAATATTCTCAGACATACTACAATGAGGATGCTATATCGCACTAATCTAATGACTATCCCATATAGTCATCACTATGaagatttataa
- a CDS encoding Abscisic acid G-protein coupled receptor family protein: MGYTLLLKVFLVLTHLITLVFGALIIELILYFRKHNEKQILLSALSTTSFFHSLQDDGLISFRSHFLNSWQRFGTIVFASTCFCSIGFISTLCTLYFVENPSDQDFLKSFWTFDALLCSFILFFVIPLGLSNKYVSMRKSLQLSQKILRPVGFMIIWIAIGAIFGNLVLHDMFGFMENRKVGFTFTCIYYMCGFGLFFVALLVGFSGIYFPYLLYIIKRDVSSVRQLERLISDCLKAKRDLKLKMIENNMYFSEDDSEEEDDLVNIDPESPSRSKEKLDANRPDSSREGNQLLTSYLPAEMCVNFEPQEFGNRSIPTSKVESFFSKLRAMKLRVSSTLYRIKYSKYIGQPSAGLQISLDSGFNMWLMMNQLKNDLDYLNMLKREKKASSKLSGKIFIILKVIVASGCMINCFKICKRGILMLFSDYSSKLTRIENQKIITKVYYVFMRDEIVSSIINEVLENVQLPTAFDFLISRANSIFLACVMISSVGYFLDFARVMLKTKYLQKTKLLSDNTLGLAFACFMILTFPSQFFLVVPFLPKQLKVNLLDFLFQNDIFVWFGLRYRFDIIVFATILVTFVGVICLHYSRSFNKLNYQVGCNI; encoded by the exons ATGGGTTACACCTTACTGTTAAAGGTTTTCCTGGTACTAACACATTTGATTACCCTTGTGTTTGGAGCCCTAATCATAGAGCTTATTCTCTATTTCAGAAAACATAATGAAAAACAGATTCTTTTATCAGCCTTATCAACCACCTCTTTTTTCCATTCACTCCAGGATGATGGCCTAATTTCATTTCGgtcacattttttaaactcatGGCAAAGGTTCGGAACTATAGTGTTCGCCTCAACATGTTTCTGCTCAATCGGATTTATATCCACATTATGTACATTATATTTTGTAGAAAATCCCTCTGATCAGGACTTCTTGAAGTCTTTTTGGACCTTTGATGCTCTTCTATGTTcatttatacttttttTTGTGATTCCTCTAGGGTTATCCAACAAATACGTATCAATGAGGAAGAGCCTTCAACTG aGCCAGAAGATACTGAGACCAGTAGGGTTTATGATTATATGGATAGCAATCGGAGCTATTTTCGGAAACCTAGTGTTACACGATATGTTTGGTTTTATGGAAAACCGGAAAGTAGGATTCACCTTCACATGTATCTATTATATGTGTGGGTTTGGACTGTTTTTCGTGGCACTTTTGGTCGGCTTTTCAGGAATTTATTTCCCATACCTACTGTACATTATAAAGAGAGACGTCTCATCAGTTAGACAACTGGAGAGACTAATCTCAGACTGCCTTAAGGCGAAAAGAGACCTTAAGCTAAAAATGATAGAAAATAACATGTATTTCTCAGAAGATGACTCTGAAGAAGAAGACGATTTGGTTAACATAGATCCAGAATCACCATCAAGAAGTAAAGAAAAGTTAGATGCCAACAGACCTGACTCATCTAGGGAAGGTAACCAACTTCTAACATCATACCTACCAGCTGAAATGTGTGTTAACTTTGAGCCTCAAGAATTTGGAAACCGGTCAATCCCGACATCCAAAGTGGAATCGTTCTTTAGTAAACTAAGAGCAATGAAACTGAGAGTATCTAGCACACTTTATAGAATAAAGTACTCTAAATATATAGGACAACCATCAGCCGGTTTACAAATCTCACTAGACTCAGGTTTTAACATGTGGCTAATGATGAACCAGCTTAAAAACGACCTTGACTACCTAAACATGCTTAAAAGGGAAAAGAAAGCATCATCTAAACTTTCTGgcaaaatttttataattctCAAAGTCATAGTCGCATCGGGATGTATGATTAACTGTTTTAAGATTTGTAAACGAGGTATATTGATGCTCTTTAGTGACTATAGCAGTAAACTGACGAGAATTGAGAACCAGAAGATAATAACCAAAGTATATTACGTCTTCATGAGGGACGAAATTGTTTCTTCAATAATAAACGAAGTTCTAGAAAACGTACAACTACCTACTGCTTTTGACTTCCTCATCTCTAGGGCTAACTCCATCTTCCTCGCATGTGTTATGATATCTTCCGTAGGTTACTTTCTAGATTTCGCCAGAGTTATGCTTAAGACCAAGTATCTCCAAAAGACTAAGCTACTTTCAGATAATACACTCGGTCTTGCATTTGCCTGTTTCATGATACTCACTTTCCCATCACAGTTCTTCCTTGTGGTCCCATTCCTTCCCAAGCAGCTTAAGGTTAATTTACTTGATTTTCTGTTCCAAAATGACATTTTTGTTTGGTTTGGGCTCAGATATAGGTTTGACATTATTGTTTTTGCCACAATTCTAGTGACCTTTGTTGGTGTGATTTGTCTTCACTACTCTCGCTCCTTTAACAAGCTCAACTACCAAGTTGGGTGCAATATTTAA
- a CDS encoding OST-HTH Associated domain protein, whose amino-acid sequence MDVNDSFYQNYFTNQSGSVNSWTPSVEGQDSKENDFDYHSLIESFNSKNTLEVPLGSRSHSVGEGQNQSTTRSLTGISWSDFGGGYLSKSLNKQSSNTGLTSSQSEFFQQLKSEWESKPSSNNPVDNSQNVQNSLNIGAKTPNINSMLSKILEEGYETRLSSSRASEKSTNRTSIPSGVCQGHGNLNNSLVGNSGYNLMSEHGMLNNNLLNSQLLNSGINLGNVNSLGNNLNAQLLRNQLINNQLLNRRILNNQLLNSHMLANANVFGNPNLGRGFRSMGYNSDYMSGDFLGASDFITNNFNVDPSRIPMNLYDYHPFGYNKFCKPLKYFKNRPTRKKRNNKADLFPLPSLKDAEFEKAVNYLKQTLVSLYKDQIMPIYFNVRGRFIEFNTEEIPPEHIMDLCKRKPDIFNVVSNGSLNETFIYLVEEPSWFVKWVDRNDLRDIYPAEMWDQFFQFIKNYKDEHGNEYFPGSIYGMSRTMQEHNLPFLEGMSLGTICHIIQLAIRLKKYLVYDMKTLKPSESVRSGQFIPIPEAVEENAELRQEQIVEDLKQALESQNPLVIGDEE is encoded by the exons ATGGATGTTAATGATTCTTTTTAccaaaattattttactaatcAATCTGGTTCTGTAAATTCATGGACCCCCAGTGTTGAGGGTCAAGATTCAAAG GAGAATGATTTTGATTACCATTCATTAATTGAATCATTCAACAGTAAAAATACTCTGGAAGTTCCTCTAGGAAGTCGCAGCCACAGTGTTGGGGAAGGTCAGAATCAGTCAACCACCAGGAGTCTCACAGGTATTAGCTGGTCAGATTTCGGTGGCGGGTACTTATCCAAGTCCCTAAATAAACAGTCGTCCAACACAGGACTAACCTCAAGTCAGTCTGAATTCTTTCAACAGTTGAAGTCGGAATGGGAGTCGAAGCCGTCTTCAAACAACCCAGTTGATAATAGCCAAAATGTGCAAAACAGTCTTAACATCGGTGCTAAAACACCAAATATAAACTCTATGCTCTCGAAAATTCTGGAAGAAGGTTATGAAACAAGGTTGAGTAGCTCACGTGCATCTGAAAAGTCTACGAACAGGACAAGCATTCCATCAGGAGTGTGCCAAGGCCATGGAAATCTTAACAACTCGCTAGTTGGAAATTCTGGATATAACCTTATGTCAGAACATGGAATGCTTAATAACAACCTTCTGAACTCACAGCTTTTGAATAGCGGAATTAACCTGGGAAACGTTAACAGCTTGGGAAATAACTTGAATGCCCAGCTGCTCAGGAACCAACTTATTAATAACCAGTTGCTTAATAGGCGAATCTTAAATAACCAACTATTAAACTCACATATGTTGGCAAATGCCAATGTGTTTGGAAACCCGAACTTGGGAAGAGGGTTCAGGAGTATGGGTTACAATAGCGATTATATGTCAGGTGATTTTCTCGGCGCATCTGACTTCATTACGAATAACTTCAACGTTGACCCAAGTAGAATCCCAATGAACCTGTATGACTACCACCCATTCGGGTACAACAAGTTCTGTAAACCTCTAAAGTATTTCAAAAACAGGCCTACTAGGAAGAAGAGGAATAACAAGGCGGACCTTTTCCCACTCCCCTCTCTCAAGGACGCTGAGTTTGAGAAGGCAGTTAACTACTTGAAGCAGACGCTAGTGTCCCTCTATAAGGACCAAATCATGCCCATCTACTTCAATGTGAGGGGAAGGTTCATAGAGTTCAACACTGAGGAGATTCCCCCAGAGCACATAATGGACCTATGCAAGAGGAAACCCGACATCTTCAACGTTGTCTCCAATGGATCTCTAAACGAGACGTTTATTTACCTCGTGGAGGAACCCTCATGGTTCGTGAAGTGGGTGGACAGAAACGACCTCAGAGACATTTACCCTGCGGAGATGTGGGACCAGTTCTTCCAGTTCATCAAGAACTACAAGGACGAACATGGAAATGAATACTTCCCGGGAAGCATCTATGGTATGAGCAGGACCATGCAAGAACATAACCTTCCATTCCTGGAAGGGATGAGTCTGGGAACCATATGTCACATCATTCAGCTCGCAATCAGGCTCAAGAAGTACCTGGTCTACGACATGAAGACGCTCAAACCGTCTGAGTCTGTAAGAAGCGGGCAGTTTATTCCAATTCCGGAAGCCGTTGAGGAAAACGCTGAGCTACGGCAGGAGCAAATTGTGGAAGATCTCAAACAGGCCCTTGAATCACAAAATCCACTCGTGATTGGTGAtgaagaataa